A section of the Rhizobium sp. Pop5 genome encodes:
- a CDS encoding fasciclin domain-containing protein, with product MIKSALCIAALATAMSAVAFTAYAKNPVVGGAAMFEKKNIVENAMNSKDHTTLVAAVKAAGLVGTLESKGPFTVFAPTNEAFAALPDGTVDSLLKPENKAKLTKVLTCHVVAADAMAKTVAKMIKDDGGEHDIKTVGGCVLKARESMGKITLTDENGDVAHVTIADVKQSNGVIHVVDAVLLPKM from the coding sequence ATGATCAAGTCTGCATTGTGCATCGCCGCGCTCGCCACTGCCATGTCGGCCGTCGCCTTCACCGCTTATGCGAAGAACCCGGTGGTCGGCGGCGCAGCGATGTTCGAAAAGAAGAACATCGTCGAAAACGCCATGAATTCCAAGGATCACACGACACTGGTCGCAGCCGTCAAGGCCGCCGGCCTCGTCGGCACGCTGGAGAGCAAAGGCCCCTTCACCGTCTTCGCGCCAACCAACGAAGCCTTCGCCGCCCTGCCGGACGGCACCGTCGACTCGCTGCTGAAACCTGAAAACAAGGCAAAGCTGACCAAGGTGCTGACCTGCCACGTCGTTGCGGCAGACGCGATGGCCAAGACCGTTGCCAAAATGATCAAGGATGACGGCGGTGAGCACGACATCAAGACCGTCGGCGGCTGCGTGCTGAAAGCCAGGGAAAGCATGGGCAAGATCACGCTGACCGATGAAAACGGCGATGTCGCCCATGTAACGATCGCCGACGTCAAGCAATCCAACGGCGTCATCCACGTCGTCGATGCGGTACTGCTGCCGAAGATGTAA
- the yihA gene encoding ribosome biogenesis GTP-binding protein YihA/YsxC yields the protein MPDTEKPLFGHPWIFIRGVPSLNFLPPEGPLEVAFAGRSNVGKSSLINALVGQKGLARTSNTPGRTQELNYFVPDGYSGEGNDLPPMAIVDMPGYGYAQAPKEQVDKWTKLVFDYLRGRATLKRVYVLIDSRHGIKKNDEDVLTLLDKAAVSYQVVLTKTDKIKAPAVPKLLAETAEKIRKRPAAYPAVLSTSSEKGDGLNDLRQAIAETVGIANWK from the coding sequence ATGCCCGATACCGAAAAGCCGCTCTTCGGCCACCCCTGGATCTTCATCCGCGGCGTCCCGTCGCTCAACTTCCTGCCGCCGGAAGGGCCTCTGGAAGTGGCCTTTGCCGGGCGCTCGAATGTCGGAAAATCGTCGCTGATCAATGCACTGGTCGGCCAGAAAGGCCTGGCGCGCACATCGAACACGCCGGGCCGCACACAAGAACTCAACTATTTCGTTCCGGATGGTTATTCGGGTGAAGGCAACGACCTGCCGCCGATGGCGATCGTCGACATGCCGGGCTACGGTTACGCGCAGGCGCCGAAGGAGCAGGTCGACAAATGGACCAAGCTCGTCTTCGATTATCTGCGCGGCCGCGCGACGCTCAAACGTGTCTATGTGCTGATCGATAGCCGCCACGGCATCAAGAAGAACGACGAGGACGTGCTGACCTTGCTCGACAAGGCCGCCGTCTCCTATCAGGTGGTGCTGACCAAGACCGACAAGATCAAGGCGCCCGCCGTGCCGAAGCTGCTTGCCGAGACGGCGGAAAAGATCCGCAAGCGCCCGGCCGCCTATCCCGCCGTGCTTTCCACCTCGTCGGAAAAGGGCGACGGGCTGAATGACTTGCGGCAGGCGATCGCCGAAACCGTCGGCATCGCCAACTGGAAATAG